Part of the Desulfohalovibrio reitneri genome is shown below.
GATGCCAGCGCGTCTGCGAAAACGTTGCCTGGCCTTTCGTCTCTGGTAGGGCGTGTCGCTTTTCTTCGGCCGGCCCGGAATCAGAATGCTCGTGTCACCGACTTTTTTGCGCCCCCTGTAACCCCGGTCACAGATGGCCGCCTCGGGGCAGGATTCCGTGATTTGCGAAACTTGCTCCAGAACATCCGGCAGGGTGTGACCGTCGAAAACGTTCTCCTTGAAGGACATGGCTCCTACGATCACACCGGTGGTCTTGGTCCAGGCGATGGAGGCCTTGCGTCCGAACTCGTACTTTTTGTGCTCTTTGCCCTTGCCGATGCAAAGCACGTCCGGTTCGTGCAGGCTGTAGATCTTGTTCTTGTCGGTACGTTTCTGGTCATGGACCCGGCGGAAGAGCTGCATAGCTTCCCTGTGCCTGGCCAACGAATCCCTGGGCAGTTTGCGCTCAAGTTCGCGGATCAGGACGCCAGCCATGGTCCGAATGCGTTTGATGATCTTGCGACTCTTGAATCGCTGGCGCAGGAGGCCTGGCAATTCACGGCGGAAACTGCGGCGCAAGCTGATTCCTTCGAACTCGGCGATGGCCCTGCATCGCTTGATGACCTTGGTCAGAAGCTTCACGTCAGTGGGGAAGGTGATGTTCTTCTCCTGGACCGTGGTGTCCACGGCGATCTCCCGCTCCATGGCGTCGTCGCCGTGCAGACCCACCGAGACCTCGAAGATCAAACGCGCCCCACCCTCGCCGATGCGTTTGCGGAAATAAACCAAGTCCGTGGGGTCACAAGGAAGCCTCCACCGGAAATGCGTCTCACCGCAGAAGGCCTGATAGTAGGGGTTCCGGACCCAAGCCTCAATGACACGCTCGTCGCTCAGATTTTCAAGCTGCTTGAGGATCATGAGCCCGACCATGAGTCTGATGGGCTTTGCTGGACGACCATACTCACTATAGAGGCTAGAAAACTCCTGCTCGAACCTTTCCCAGGGGATGTTCGCTGCAAGCTTGAGCAGCGGGTCCTTGGGATTGAGCTGATCGATGAGGTCCTCGTAGAGGAAATTGCCCTGATCGCTTTTGGCTGGCTTGGCCTTCATCATCACTCCCGAACCGGTGACGGCGCGACCGGTTTCTTGCAGAATCACTACAGTTCCTGGTCGAGAATGATACATTGAATGCTACACTTTGTTAATTCTTTTCAGTGTCATAGATGTTTTTCAGGGCCGACTAGTTAGGCCCCCAATATCCTCGAAGGCCTTCGAGGACGACCCGTGGGCGAAGTGTGCGCCGAGTACGCCATCTCGCAGAACCAGTACTACAAGTGGCGCGATCAATTCCTTGCCCAGGCGCACAAAGCGTTCGAGACCGAGCACGGCGCACAGCGTACGGCCAAGCTTGAGCGCGAGAACATGAAGCTCAAAAGCCTGATCGGTGAGTTGACCATTGAGCTAAAAAAAAGCGGGCCGTTCGGATGAAGCGTGGACCATATGCAAAGGTCGCCGAGCGCAACGCCGACCTCCTGGCCCGCATTCGCGGCATCAAGGCCGACCATCCGTTCTGGGGATACCGTCGGGTCTGGGCGTTTCTGCGCTTCGTGGACGGCGTAGTCGTCGGCAAAAATCGCGTCTACCGGCTCATGAGCGAGCATGACCTCACGGTGAAGCCCAACCTGCGACTCAAGGCCAAACGCAGGCCGACCGGCGTCAAGCCCCGGCCCACGCGACCCAACGAGTGGTGGGGTATCGACATGACCAAAATCAAGATCGACGGCTACGGCTGGCTGTACGTGGTCATTGTGCTTGATTGGCGCACCAAGAAGGTCGTCGGCCATTACGCCGGCGACCAGGCCAAGGCGTGGCATTGGCTCTCGGCGCTCAACGCGGCTGTCGGCAGGCAGTTCCCCGAAGGCGTGCGCGGCGGCGGTCTTCATCTCATGCCCGACAACGGCTGCCAACCGACCTCGACGAGCTTTATGAAGGCTTGCCGCGTCATGGACATCAAACTCGCCTTCACCAGCTACAACAACCCCAAAGGCAACGCCGACACCGAGCGCTTCATGCGCACCATGAAGGAAGAGCTGGTCTGGATTAATGAATGGCGTAGCCCGACGGCCTTTTGCCAAGCCTTGGGCTCCTGGATCGAAGAATACAACCAAGGCTACCTGCACTCGGCGCTGGGGTATAAAACCCCGGTGACAACCGAGCAGGAACTGATCAACTCGCGGACTCTCTTACAAAAGGCTTGCTAAACCGGGGGCAGTACACCCCCTTTGTCGCCAGAAAAGGGGGTTTCTCTTTCCTCCCCAAGGCCCTGAACGCCGCCCCCCGCCAGCCTCCATCCATTCCCCCACCCCAAATTGACCGCCTCCTACGCTTCTTCACCTCCAAGCGCCAGGGCGGCGGCGTGGCCGAGGGCTTGGTGGACGTGCTCGGAGAAGTGCCAGTGGTCCACCCAGTAGAGGTCGCCTTCTTCGCCGGGTCCCATGGGGATTTCCTGTTCCAGGATGGCGGCGGCGTCCAGGGGGAGGATGGCGATGTCCGGGAGGGTGGAGCGCATGAGGGCGATACCCGCGGCCAGTTCCCGGTTGAAGCCTTCCACCAGGATGCGGGCGGCGGGGCCGCGTTTCGCGTACTCGGTGTCGTTGAAGGCGGGCGCGCGGGTGGGGTCGAACAGGTTGAGGACCAGGAAGGTCCGGGCGCCTTTTTCCGCGAGGTCGCCCATGGCGCGGAGGATGTTGGCCACGGAGGAGGCGGGGTCGCCGGTGCCTTCGTGCAGGTCGTTGAAGCCGCACCAAAGGGCTGTCAAGGTGCCGGGCTGGAGGTCGTCCGGGGTGACGCCTTCCACCTGGGTTTGCAGGCCGGTGCGTGGAAACTCGGCGCGGTAGTTGTTGTAGCCGGTGCGGGCGCCGCCGAAGGCGCGTGAGTCGGGCGGCGGCAGGCGCAGGCCTTTGGCCAGGGTTTCCAGCCAGACCTCGCCGTCGGAGTAGCGCTTCTTGCCGTGGGGCGGACCCAGGTCGGAGAGGGAGTCGCCCAGGGCCAGGATGCGTTTTACGGGGCCATTGGGCTCGTCCGGGTAAAGGAAGAACATGCGATACCTCCTGTGTTCAGGATAGCTTTTGCCTCGCGCCTGGACAAGGGAGCCGGTGGTGCGTGTATAGTCCGGGCATGAATCGGGAAAAGGAAATCTGGAGGCAGGGGCCGGATGAGGCGGCGCGCAAGCTGGAGGCGCACCCGGAGAGCGGCCTGACGGGGGCCGAGGCGCGGCGGCGTTTGGCCGAGTACGGCCCCAACCTGGTGGAGGAGGCGGAGTCGCGCCCCTGGTGGCGGATTCTGCTGGCCCAGGTGGCCAACTTCATCGCGGGGTTGCTTGCGGCGGCTTCCGTGGTCTCGTTGCTTTTGGGGCAGGAGGTGGAGGCTGTGGCCATCGCCATCGCCCTGCTGCTCAACGTGGCCATTGGCTTTTTCACGGAGTGGCGGGCGGAGCGGTCTCTGGAGGCACTGCGCCATCTCGGCATGGCCCGCTCCCGCGTGGTGCGCGGCGGCAAGGAGCGGCAAGTGGAGGCCTCCGAACTGGTGCCGGGGGACGTGCTGCTGCTTTCCGCGGGCGATCTTGTCCCGGCTGACGCGCGGGTGGTGCGCGCCGAGGGACTGACAGTGGACGAGTCCGCCCTGACCGGCGAGTCCATCAGTCTGGCCAAGGGGCCGGACGCTGTTGAGGCGATTGCCGAGGGCGAGACCCCGGAGAACATGCTCTACCGGGGCACCGTGGTGGCAGGCGGTGGAGCGCGCTGCCTGGTGGCGGCCACCGGAATGGACACCCGGCTGGGGGAGATCGCCAAGCTGGCGGGCGAGGCCTCGGGCGGCGGCACTCCGTTGGCGAGGCGTCTGGAGCGGCTGGGCCGCAGGCTGGTCTTTCTCACTCTGGCGGTTGCCGCGGCCGTGGCCGCGCTGGGCTTCGCCACGGGCAAGCCGCCTTTCCTCATATTCGAGACCGCCGTGGCCCTGGCAGTGGCCGCCATCCCCGAGGGGCTGCCGGTGGTGGCCACCATCGCCCTGGCGCAGGGCATGTGGCGCATGGCCTCGCGCGGAGCGGTCATGACCCATCTGGAAGCCGTGGAAACCCTCGGCTCCACCACGGTCATCTGCACGGACAAGACCGGCACCCTCACCGAGAACCGCATGACCGTCCGTTTCCTTTCCCTGCCGGACGGTGGGGAGGAGGAACCGGACGGCAAGTTTTCCGATCCCGCCGTGCGCGCCCTGCGCGCGGCCGTGCTGGCCAACGCGGCGGAACTGGGGGGGGCGGACGAACAGCCACGGGGCGACCCCATGGAGTTGGCCCTGCTGCGCGCGGGCCGCGAAGCGGGGCTGGACCGTCCCGAACTGCTGCGGTCCCATCCGGAAAAGCGGCGCGAACCCTTCAGCGCGGACACCAAAATGATGGCCACCGTGCATCGCGTGGACGGCGACCACCGCGCCTGGGTCAAGGGCGCGCCCGAGGCGGTGCTGGCCGCCTGCGACCTGGAAGACCCCGTCCGCGCCGAGTTGGAAAAGCGCCAGGATGAGCTCGCCCGGCGCGGTCTGCGTCTGCTGGGTCTGGCCACCAAAGCCATGGAAGACCCTGGCGGCGACATCTACCAAAACATGGAGTTCCTCGGCTTCGTCTGCCTGGAGGACCCGGTGCGCGAGGGCGTGGTGGCGGACGTGGACATGCTGCACGACGCCGGGCTGCGCGTGGTCATGGTCACTGGCGACCATAAGGCCACCGCACGGGCCGTGGCGGAAAAACT
Proteins encoded:
- a CDS encoding IS5 family transposase encodes the protein MKAKPAKSDQGNFLYEDLIDQLNPKDPLLKLAANIPWERFEQEFSSLYSEYGRPAKPIRLMVGLMILKQLENLSDERVIEAWVRNPYYQAFCGETHFRWRLPCDPTDLVYFRKRIGEGGARLIFEVSVGLHGDDAMEREIAVDTTVQEKNITFPTDVKLLTKVIKRCRAIAEFEGISLRRSFRRELPGLLRQRFKSRKIIKRIRTMAGVLIRELERKLPRDSLARHREAMQLFRRVHDQKRTDKNKIYSLHEPDVLCIGKGKEHKKYEFGRKASIAWTKTTGVIVGAMSFKENVFDGHTLPDVLEQVSQITESCPEAAICDRGYRGRKKVGDTSILIPGRPKKSDTPYQRRKARQRFRRRAGIEPVIGHLKHDFRMAKNFLKGALGDAINLLMAAAAFNFKKWMRGLKHFLSLFAPWLCFGTWSRGRLKYA
- a CDS encoding transposase; amino-acid sequence: MGEVCAEYAISQNQYYKWRDQFLAQAHKAFETEHGAQRTAKLERENMKLKSLIGELTIELKKSGPFG
- a CDS encoding IS3 family transposase; translated protein: MKRGPYAKVAERNADLLARIRGIKADHPFWGYRRVWAFLRFVDGVVVGKNRVYRLMSEHDLTVKPNLRLKAKRRPTGVKPRPTRPNEWWGIDMTKIKIDGYGWLYVVIVLDWRTKKVVGHYAGDQAKAWHWLSALNAAVGRQFPEGVRGGGLHLMPDNGCQPTSTSFMKACRVMDIKLAFTSYNNPKGNADTERFMRTMKEELVWINEWRSPTAFCQALGSWIEEYNQGYLHSALGYKTPVTTEQELINSRTLLQKAC
- a CDS encoding SGNH/GDSL hydrolase family protein gives rise to the protein MFFLYPDEPNGPVKRILALGDSLSDLGPPHGKKRYSDGEVWLETLAKGLRLPPPDSRAFGGARTGYNNYRAEFPRTGLQTQVEGVTPDDLQPGTLTALWCGFNDLHEGTGDPASSVANILRAMGDLAEKGARTFLVLNLFDPTRAPAFNDTEYAKRGPAARILVEGFNRELAAGIALMRSTLPDIAILPLDAAAILEQEIPMGPGEEGDLYWVDHWHFSEHVHQALGHAAALALGGEEA
- a CDS encoding cation-translocating P-type ATPase, whose amino-acid sequence is MNREKEIWRQGPDEAARKLEAHPESGLTGAEARRRLAEYGPNLVEEAESRPWWRILLAQVANFIAGLLAAASVVSLLLGQEVEAVAIAIALLLNVAIGFFTEWRAERSLEALRHLGMARSRVVRGGKERQVEASELVPGDVLLLSAGDLVPADARVVRAEGLTVDESALTGESISLAKGPDAVEAIAEGETPENMLYRGTVVAGGGARCLVAATGMDTRLGEIAKLAGEASGGGTPLARRLERLGRRLVFLTLAVAAAVAALGFATGKPPFLIFETAVALAVAAIPEGLPVVATIALAQGMWRMASRGAVMTHLEAVETLGSTTVICTDKTGTLTENRMTVRFLSLPDGGEEEPDGKFSDPAVRALRAAVLANAAELGGADEQPRGDPMELALLRAGREAGLDRPELLRSHPEKRREPFSADTKMMATVHRVDGDHRAWVKGAPEAVLAACDLEDPVRAELEKRQDELARRGLRLLGLATKAMEDPGGDIYQNMEFLGFVCLEDPVREGVVADVDMLHDAGLRVVMVTGDHKATARAVAEKLDIIRSGDPDPHLGSELADLDSLTEEQADELRRTPVFARITPERKLDIVDLLQRGGQVVAMTGDGVNDAPALKKADIGVAMGKRGSQAAKQAADVVLTNDDFTAIAWAVEQGRVIFRNIRRFVVFLLSGNAAEVAAVALAMALGWPLPLLPLQILYLNMISDVFPALALGVGRESGDVMNRPPRDPSEPLLARRHWWEMAGYAVLIAAVCLVAFVLAGTTRQAASEAFLTLALARTWHVFNMRGPEEHPLRNSVTKNPLAWGAVALSLALLAAATYTPLAAILDLRPPTGPATLYVPLLSLVPLAVVQLVKSFWGKERNE